In Mixophyes fleayi isolate aMixFle1 chromosome 4, aMixFle1.hap1, whole genome shotgun sequence, the following proteins share a genomic window:
- the LOC142150287 gene encoding histone H1-like, producing MSEPVPAAAPAPPAEAPAKSKRPKKAASAGSMKSSKASGPSVSEQIVKVAAASKERNGISLAAVKKALAAGGYDVEKNNSRLKLAIKSLVTKETLIQVKGSGASGSFKLNKKQLDSKDKAVKKAAVAKAKKVSKSPKKAPSASKSPKKAKKPAVAKKAAKSPKKPKVAVKSKKVAKSPAKKAAKPKVTKSPAKKAAKPKVAKKAAKPKVTKSPAKKAAKPKKTAPKKK from the coding sequence ATGTCTGAGCCAGTCCCAGCCGCAGCGCCTGCTCCTCCAGCAGAGGCCCCCGCCAAGAGTAAGCGGCCCAAGAAAGCAGCTTCAGCAGGATCCATGAAGAGCAGCAAAGCGTCCGGTCCCAGCGTGTCTGAGCAGATTGTAAAGGTGGCAGCTGCATCCAAGGAGCGTAATGGGATTTCCCTGGCCGCTGTGAAGAAAGCTCTGGCTGCCGGAGGATACGATGTGGAGAAGAACAACAGCCGCCTGAAGTTGGCGATCAAGAGCTTGGTGACCAAAGAAACCCTCATCCAGGTGAAAGGCAGCGGTGCCTCCGGCTCCTTTAAGCTGAACAAGAAACAGTTGGACAGCAAGGACAAGGCGGTGAAGAAGGCAGCAGTGGCCAAAGCCAAGAAAGTATCCAAGTCCCCCAAGAAGGCTCCGAGCGCATCCAAGAGCCCTAAAAAGGCGAAAAAACCGGCAGTTGCCAAGAAGGCTGCAAAAAGCCCAAAGAAGCCAAAAGTCGCTGTGAAATCCAAGAAGGTGGCCAAGAGCCCGGCCAAGAAGGCAGCGAAGCCTAAAGTGACCAAGAGCCCGGCCAAGAAGGCGGCTAAGCCTAAAGTGGCCAAGAAGGCAGCGAAGCCTAAAGTGaccaagagcccggctaagaaAGCAGCGAAGCCCAAGAAGACAGCTCCTAAGAAGAAGTAA
- the LOC142150289 gene encoding histone H2A type 1-like, producing the protein MSGRGKQGGKTRAKAKTRSSRAGLQFPVGRVHRLLRKGNYAERVGAGAPVYLAAVLEYLTAEILELAGNAARDNKKTRIIPRHLQLAVRNDEELNKLLGGVTIAQGGVLPNIQAVLLPKKTESHKAAKSK; encoded by the coding sequence ATGTCTGGTAGAGGCAAACAAGGCGGAAAGACCCGGGCTAAGGCCAAGACTCGCTCATCTCGGGCTGGGCTTCAGTTTCCAGTTGGACGTGTTCACCGTCTTTTGAGAAAGGGTAATTATGCCGAGCGTGTGGGAGCCGGAGCTCCTGTCTATCTGGCCGCCGTGCTCGAGTACCTAACGGCTGAGATTCTGGAGTTGGCAGGAAATGCCgcccgtgataacaagaagacccgcatcatcccccgccacctgcaGCTGGCTGTGCGCAACGATGAAGAGCTAAACAAGCTGCTCGGAGGGGTGACGATCGCCCAGGGAGgcgtcctgcccaacatccaggccgtgctgctgcccaagaagaccgagagccacaaggcagctaagagcaagtga
- the LOC142150871 gene encoding histone H4 translates to MSGRGKGGKGLGKGGAKRHRKVLRDNIQGITKPAIRRLARRGGVKRISGLIYEETRGVLKVFLENVIRDAVTYTEHAKRKTVTAMDVVYALKRQGRTLYGFGG, encoded by the coding sequence ATGTCTGGACGCGGTAAAGGAGGCAAGGGGCTCGGGAAAGGCGGTGCTAAGAGGCACAGGAAGGTGCTCCGTGATAACATACAGGGcatcactaaaccagctatccgtCGTTTAGCTCGTAGGGGAGGTGTGAAGCGCATCTCTGGGCTCATCTACGAGGAGACCCGCGGTGTCCTGAAGGTCTTCCTGGAGAATGTGATCCGTGATGCCGTCACTTACACAGAGCACGCAAAGAGAAAGACTGTCACAGCCATGGATGTCGTGTATGCCCTGAAACGTCAGGGTCGCACTCTGTACGGGTTTGGAGGTTAA